In a genomic window of Aptenodytes patagonicus chromosome 24, bAptPat1.pri.cur, whole genome shotgun sequence:
- the ARID5A gene encoding LOW QUALITY PROTEIN: AT-rich interactive domain-containing protein 5A (The sequence of the model RefSeq protein was modified relative to this genomic sequence to represent the inferred CDS: inserted 1 base in 1 codon) gives MAPNGRSRWKKQQPAVRRKRRKPFLVSLYKFMKDRHTPIERIPHLGFKQINLWKIYKAVEKLGAYELVTGRRLWKNVYDELGGSPGSTSAATCTRRHYERLVLPYVRHLXGEDDKPLPPSKPRKQYKVSKGAETGEKSKRAKKEKGREQLPPDKAKPEAAAGTEDARDAPERGRVAEGCSSPAVPTPSPSGGCPSTCRTHTETYKRLFSSFYSKGNHPIMSPLAKKKLLAQVSKAESLHCHKRHCPEGWRSASDAGPGPHLDEQRSPEPSGARDTAPSVGSEVGPVTSTSPGGRDSQPCPRAEEGGPVPTVFTGCFHAYRNEVLKPVSCHPLWGYFSSLKDFLEPPSTFQSRSEEPEQPQDLRSKGGQSWSGESRRAAACATVKACWVPPGHGFAPAAPRGKRGREEETAFGPGAKLRAISPFVKEADGRDTGAGSPGGQQGLAKPKAVVASPGYAAPLPQAPDVYKGAMLRFPASFGNPLEHLKTQGVPVAPSLSVNPFVVPAFPSPLVAASTQPSDLCRPLATGPGHYPASYESSLRHRLYPAATWHSQPTYASPHAPAFHRNAKL, from the exons ATGGCTCCGAACGGGAGAAGCCGGTGGAAGAAGCAACAACCGGCggtgagaaggaagaggaggaagcccTTCCTCGTCAGCCTCTACAAGTTCATGAAGGACCGGCACACGCCCATCGAGAGGATCCCCCACCTCGGCTTCAAGCAGA TCAACCTCTGGAAGATCTACAAAGCCGTGGAGAAGCTGGGAGCCTACGAGCTG GTGACGGGGCGACGGCTCTGGAAGAACGTCTACGATGAGCTGGGGGGCAGCCCCGGCAGCACCAGCGCGGCCACCTGCACCCGGCGGCACTACGAGAG gcTGGTCCTCCCGTACGTGCGGCATC AAGGGGAGGACGACAAGCCTCTGCCCCCCAGCAAGCCCCGCAAGCAGTACAAGGTCTCCAAGGGCGCCGAGACGGGCGAGAAGAGCAAGAGGGCCAAGAAGGAGAAGGGCCGGGAGCAG CTGCCTCCAGACAAGGCGAAGCCGGAGGCGGCAGCCGGCACGGAGGACGCGAGGGATgccccggagcggggccgggtgGCGGAGGGATGCTCCAGTCCGGCGGTCCCAACCCCGAGCCCCTCGGGGGGGTGTCCCAGCACCTGCAGGACCCACACCGAAACCTACAAGCGCCTTTTCTCCAGCTTCTACTCCAAAGGCAACCACCCCATCATGTCTCCGCTGGCCAAGAAGAAGCTGCTGGCCCAGGTGAGCAAGGCGGAGTCCTTGCACTGCCACAAACGCCACTGTCCCGAGGGCTGGCGGTCGGCGAGCGACgctggccccggcccccaccTCGACGAGCAGAGGAGCCCGGAGCCGTCGGGAGCTCGGGATACAGCTCCGAGCGTCGGGAGCGAGGTGGGACCCGTCACCAGCACATCCCCCGGTGGGAGAGAcagccagccctgcccgcggGCTGAGGAGGGGGGTCCGGTGCCCACCGTCTTCACCGGCTGCTTCCACGCCTACCGCAACGAGGTGCTGAAGCCCGTCAGCTGCCATCCCCTCTGGGGGTATTTCTCCAGCTTGAAGGATTTTTTGGAACCACCTTCCACCTTCCAGTCGCGATCTGAGGAGCCGGAACAGCCCCAAGACCTGCGGAGCAAAGGAGGGCAGTCGTGGAGCGGGGAGAGCCGGCGAGCGGCCGCCTGCGCCACCGTCAAAGCCTGCTGGGTGCCCCCCGGGCACGGCTtcgcccccgccgcgccgaggGGCAAGCGCGGCCGGGAGGAGGAGACGGCTTTCGGCCCCGGCGCGAAGTTACGTGCCATCTCCCCCTTCGTCAAGGAGGCCGACGGCAGGGACACGGGCGCCGGCTCACCCGGGGGCCAGCAAGGGCTGGCCAAACCCAAGGCAGTGGTGGCCAGCCCTGGCTACGCCGCGCCACTGCCACAAGCCCCGGACGTTTACAAGGGAGCAATGCTGCGTTTCCCGGCGAGCTTCGGGAACCCGTTGGAGCACCTCAAAACCCAGGGGGTGCCAGTGGCGCCGTCCCTCTCCGTCAACCCCTTCGTCGTCCCCGCTTTCCCCAGCCCTTTGGTAGCCGCCTCCACGCAGCCCTCTGACCTGTGCCGGCCGCTGGCGACCGGTCCCGGGCATTACCCGGCGTCCTACGAGAGCTCGTTGCGGCACCGGCTCTACCCAGCGGCGACGTGGCACAGCCAACCCACCTACGCCTCCCCGCACGCGCCTGCCTTTCACCGCAACGCCAAGCTGTAG